In one Betta splendens chromosome 14, fBetSpl5.4, whole genome shotgun sequence genomic region, the following are encoded:
- the LOC114870086 gene encoding glutaredoxin domain-containing cysteine-rich protein 2 isoform X1, which translates to MAELLVSPSPFCTHDLAVNNSAQAAAKAGDWEERGSGAQEAGRTDAPPSACPAPPAAFRTCTRRAPPSRPDAAGAAAARPSAAMEELQRKMSQRYEDTKPRKVRFKLASSYSGRVLKHVYEDGQELDSPEEQYPHSFVRRKLPPSQLETEQLSGFQDAPEDRQGVYPPTGLIAQRIHVYRGMGGCRPAAGAMEESEGDAKSSVLDFGKIIIYTSNLRIIRAPQRKPEASRHHTLPPLDLEGLAKAREKGSRRKAKGPSAQEREEEEEEEQPISHTQAEEADSCQHCGGSGCAPCSLCHGSKLSMLANRFNESISDLRCQACYPHGLEKCQSCSSK; encoded by the exons ATGGCGGAGCTTCTGGTTTCTCCGTCCCCCTTTTGTACACACGATCTGGCTGTGAATAATTCAGCGCAGGCAGCTGCAAAGGCGGGTGACTGGGAAGAGCGCGGCAGTGGAGCTCAGGAGGCCGGACGCACGGACGCTCCACCGTCCGCCTGCCCTGCGCCACCGGCGGCCTTTCGCACGTGCACGCGTCGGGCTCCGCCTTCACGTCCGGACGCCGCCGGCGCTGCGGCCGCTCGCCCGTCGGCCGCCATGGAGGAGCTCCAGAGGAAGATGAGCCAACGCTACGAGGACACCAAGCCCAGGAAG GTGCGATTCAAGCTGGCGTCGTCCTACAGCGGGCGCGTGCTGAAGCACGTGTACGAGGACGGCCAGGAGCTCGACAGCCCGGAGGAGCAGTACCCTCACAGCTTCGTCCGCCGCAAGCTGCCGCCCAGTCagctggagacggagcagctCTCTGGGTTCCAGGACGCGCCTGAGGACCGGCAGG GCGTTTACCCTCCGACGGGACTCATCGCCCAGAGAATACACGTGTACAGAGGGATGGGAGGCTGCAGGCCGGCTGCTGGTGCGATGGAGGAGTCAGAGGGTGACGCCAAA TCATCAGTGTTGGACTTCGGCAAGATAATCATCTACACCAGTAATTTACGCATCATCAGAGCCCCGCAGAGGAAACCGGAAGCTTCGCGGCACCACACGCTTCCCCCTCTGGACCTGGAAGGACTCGCGAAGGCCCGGGAGAAGGGGAGCAGGCGGAAAGCTAAGGGTCCCTCTGCACaggagcgcgaggaggaggaggaggaggagcagccgaTCAGCCACACACAAGCCGAG GAGGCAGACAGCTGCCAGCATTGTGGCGGTTCGGGCTGCGCCCCCTGCTCTCTGTGTCACGGCAGCAAGCTGTCTATGCTGGCGAACCGCTTCAATGAGTCCATCAGTGATCTGCGTTGCCAGGCCTGCTACCCCCATGGTCTGGAGAAGTGCCAGTCTTGCTCCAGCAAATAG
- the LOC114870086 gene encoding glutaredoxin domain-containing cysteine-rich protein 2 isoform X2, translated as MAELLVSPSPFCTHDLAVNNSAQAAAKAGDWEERGSGAQEAGRTDAPPSACPAPPAAFRTCTRRAPPSRPDAAGAAAARPSAAMEELQRKMSQRYEDTKPRKVRFKLASSYSGRVLKHVYEDGQELDSPEEQYPHSFVRRKLPPSQLETEQLSGFQDAPEDRQGVYPPTGLIAQRIHVYRGMGGCRPAAGAMEESEGDAKSSVLDFGKIIIYTSNLRIIRAPQRKPEASRHHTLPPLDLEGLAKAREKGSRRKAKGPSAQEREEEEEEEQPISHTQAEGGVHIRQPPLRLRAAATLFVLHSSLRLPPIVFILSVSCERILMSPRFHSAAAASAC; from the exons ATGGCGGAGCTTCTGGTTTCTCCGTCCCCCTTTTGTACACACGATCTGGCTGTGAATAATTCAGCGCAGGCAGCTGCAAAGGCGGGTGACTGGGAAGAGCGCGGCAGTGGAGCTCAGGAGGCCGGACGCACGGACGCTCCACCGTCCGCCTGCCCTGCGCCACCGGCGGCCTTTCGCACGTGCACGCGTCGGGCTCCGCCTTCACGTCCGGACGCCGCCGGCGCTGCGGCCGCTCGCCCGTCGGCCGCCATGGAGGAGCTCCAGAGGAAGATGAGCCAACGCTACGAGGACACCAAGCCCAGGAAG GTGCGATTCAAGCTGGCGTCGTCCTACAGCGGGCGCGTGCTGAAGCACGTGTACGAGGACGGCCAGGAGCTCGACAGCCCGGAGGAGCAGTACCCTCACAGCTTCGTCCGCCGCAAGCTGCCGCCCAGTCagctggagacggagcagctCTCTGGGTTCCAGGACGCGCCTGAGGACCGGCAGG GCGTTTACCCTCCGACGGGACTCATCGCCCAGAGAATACACGTGTACAGAGGGATGGGAGGCTGCAGGCCGGCTGCTGGTGCGATGGAGGAGTCAGAGGGTGACGCCAAA TCATCAGTGTTGGACTTCGGCAAGATAATCATCTACACCAGTAATTTACGCATCATCAGAGCCCCGCAGAGGAAACCGGAAGCTTCGCGGCACCACACGCTTCCCCCTCTGGACCTGGAAGGACTCGCGAAGGCCCGGGAGAAGGGGAGCAGGCGGAAAGCTAAGGGTCCCTCTGCACaggagcgcgaggaggaggaggaggaggagcagccgaTCAGCCACACACAAGCCGAG GGGGGTGTTCATATCCGGCAGCCTCCTCTGCGTCTCCGTGCAGCCGCCACCTTATTTGTCCTCCATTCTTCCCTCCGTCTGCCTCCCATCGTCTTCATTTTATCTGTCAGCTGTGAGCGGATACTGATGAGTCCACGCTTCCACTCTGCCGCCGCAGCATCTGCCTGCTAA
- the LOC114870086 gene encoding uncharacterized protein LOC114870086 isoform X3, which yields MAELLVSPSPFCTHDLAVNNSAQAAAKAGDWEERGSGAQEAGRTDAPPSACPAPPAAFRTCTRRAPPSRPDAAGAAAARPSAAMEELQRKMSQRYEDTKPRKVRFKLASSYSGRVLKHVYEDGQELDSPEEQYPHSFVRRKLPPSQLETEQLSGFQDAPEDRQGVYPPTGLIAQRIHVYRGMGGCRPAAGAMEESEGDAKSSVLDFGKIIIYTSNLRIIRAPQRKPEASRHHTLPPLDLEGLAKAREKGSRRKAKGPSAQEREEEEEEEQPISHTQAEIITADTLWNGVVVI from the exons ATGGCGGAGCTTCTGGTTTCTCCGTCCCCCTTTTGTACACACGATCTGGCTGTGAATAATTCAGCGCAGGCAGCTGCAAAGGCGGGTGACTGGGAAGAGCGCGGCAGTGGAGCTCAGGAGGCCGGACGCACGGACGCTCCACCGTCCGCCTGCCCTGCGCCACCGGCGGCCTTTCGCACGTGCACGCGTCGGGCTCCGCCTTCACGTCCGGACGCCGCCGGCGCTGCGGCCGCTCGCCCGTCGGCCGCCATGGAGGAGCTCCAGAGGAAGATGAGCCAACGCTACGAGGACACCAAGCCCAGGAAG GTGCGATTCAAGCTGGCGTCGTCCTACAGCGGGCGCGTGCTGAAGCACGTGTACGAGGACGGCCAGGAGCTCGACAGCCCGGAGGAGCAGTACCCTCACAGCTTCGTCCGCCGCAAGCTGCCGCCCAGTCagctggagacggagcagctCTCTGGGTTCCAGGACGCGCCTGAGGACCGGCAGG GCGTTTACCCTCCGACGGGACTCATCGCCCAGAGAATACACGTGTACAGAGGGATGGGAGGCTGCAGGCCGGCTGCTGGTGCGATGGAGGAGTCAGAGGGTGACGCCAAA TCATCAGTGTTGGACTTCGGCAAGATAATCATCTACACCAGTAATTTACGCATCATCAGAGCCCCGCAGAGGAAACCGGAAGCTTCGCGGCACCACACGCTTCCCCCTCTGGACCTGGAAGGACTCGCGAAGGCCCGGGAGAAGGGGAGCAGGCGGAAAGCTAAGGGTCCCTCTGCACaggagcgcgaggaggaggaggaggaggagcagccgaTCAGCCACACACAAGCCGAG ATAATAACTGCAGACACTCTGTGGAATGGTGTTGTAGTAATTTGA